From one Humulus lupulus chromosome 8, drHumLupu1.1, whole genome shotgun sequence genomic stretch:
- the LOC133798309 gene encoding deoxyhypusine hydroxylase has product MDSLNHNATFRSSPEMEKFLCNRLLDPTQPISERFRALFSLRNLKGSGPRNALILATRDSSNLLAHEAAFALGQMQDADAVPALIAALNDLSLHPIVRHEAAEAIGAIGLESNVALLRNSLVLDPAQEVRETCELALQRIKQLKDDGGKSTVEKSPFLSVDPAAAATSCLSVHQLREVLLDEEKGMYERYAALFALRNNGGDEAVAAIIDSLGSKSALLRHEVAYVLGQLQNKVASAALSDILKDVNEHPMVRHEAAEALGSIADDQSVSLLEEFSMDSEPIVSQSCEVALSMLEYERSGKSFEYFFMQAPLVQ; this is encoded by the exons ATGGACTCTCTGAACCACAACGCCACTTTCCGGTCTTCACCAGAGATGGAGAAATTTCTCTGCAATCGATTACTTGACCCGACTCAGCCCATCTCGGAGCGGTTCAGAGCTCTTTTCTCTCTTCGCAACCTCAAAGGTTCCGGTCCCCGAAATGCCCTCATACTCG CTACAAGGGACTCTTCGAATTTGTTGGCACACGAGGCTGCTTTTGCTTTGGGTCAAATGCAAGATGCTGATGCAGTTCCTGCCTTGATAGCAGCTTTAAATGATCTCTCTCTGCATCCCATTGTTCGTCACGAG GCAGCGGAAGCCATAGGTGCAATTGGTTTAGAGAGTAATGTTGCTTTGTTGAGGAATAGTTTGGTCTTAGATCCAGCTCAAGAAGTTCGAGAAACATGTGAACTGGCCCTCCAACGAATTAAGCAGTTGAAGGATGATGGTGGTAAATCCACTGTTGAAAAGTCACCTTTTCTGTCTGTTGATCCAGCTGCAGCAGCTACTTCATGTTTGTCAGTACATCAGCTTAG GGAAGTTCTTTTGGATGAAGAAAAGGGCATGTATGAGCGGTATGCAGCTCTTTTTGCACTTAGAAATAATGGTGGTGATGAAGCTGTAGCTGCCATAATTGATTCCTTGGGTTCAAAGAGTGCTCTTCTGCGGCATGAG GTTGCTTATGTGTTGGGCCAACTGCAAAACAAAGTTGCTTCAGCTGCTCTTTCAGACATACTTAAGGATGTCAATGAGCACCCAATGGTTAGACATGAAGCCGCTGAAGCACTTGGTTCCATTGCTG ATGATCAAAGTGTGTCACTTCTTGAGGAATTTTCCATGGATTCCGAGCCAATCGTTTCACAGAGTTGTGAAGTTGCTCTAAGTATGCTGGAATATGAACGATCAGGGAAGTCATTCGAG TATTTCTTCATGCAAGCTCCTCTAGTGCAATAA